One segment of Herbaspirillum hiltneri N3 DNA contains the following:
- a CDS encoding ParD-like family protein yields the protein MGIVKITEQMHTNLRLSSGAMSRSINSQAEHWLRVGMMAELNPGLCYNEICQKLREAEQQARAEDERQEITLALAKP from the coding sequence ATGGGAATCGTCAAAATCACCGAGCAGATGCACACCAACCTGCGCCTCAGCAGCGGCGCAATGAGCCGTTCGATCAACTCGCAAGCGGAGCATTGGCTGCGCGTGGGCATGATGGCCGAGTTGAACCCCGGCCTTTGCTACAACGAGATCTGCCAGAAACTGCGCGAGGCGGAGCAGCAGGCGCGCGCCGAAGACGAGCGTCAGGAAATCACCCTCGCGCTTGCAAAACCATGA
- a CDS encoding sensor histidine kinase produces the protein MVKTFNFKREAEEAKQEVLGPGLFITLKEEKASLPDIATRSLLFLTAALFIIVCLEMLWLYVMFYVRRVIKVAFRFTLSPLSRENLPTYRGKNEITLLGRIMNLLIRKLRSRGDGLRRSQKRERDKAHSREQHMKSRQRILDAMGHELRSPLQTLMNTTKGDDLRVLERMNRAVEALAEATSIEQGLRNNRVVVARGDLAEYLQKFCINMASTYGLSYHGKTSNVFARYDEINLEQVICHILENAKTYRQVGTLIEIRLSENEDAVTLEIFNQGPHIEDNRLDAIFELGESTGGEGNFGQGLFVAQMYIVFGMKGSIFAENQENGVSFVIGLPKFAA, from the coding sequence TTGGTAAAGACCTTCAATTTCAAGAGAGAGGCAGAAGAAGCTAAGCAAGAAGTTCTTGGGCCAGGACTATTTATCACACTGAAAGAAGAGAAGGCATCTTTGCCTGACATCGCTACTAGGTCGCTGTTGTTCCTGACTGCGGCGTTGTTCATCATCGTCTGCCTTGAAATGCTTTGGTTGTACGTGATGTTTTATGTACGCCGAGTCATCAAGGTAGCGTTCCGTTTTACGCTTTCTCCTCTATCGCGCGAGAATCTCCCTACCTATAGAGGGAAGAATGAAATTACGCTTCTCGGGCGTATCATGAACCTTCTCATTCGCAAGCTGCGATCGAGAGGTGACGGTTTGCGCAGGAGTCAGAAGCGAGAGCGGGATAAGGCGCATTCACGTGAGCAGCATATGAAGTCCCGGCAGCGCATTTTGGATGCAATGGGGCATGAACTCCGCTCCCCGCTGCAGACACTGATGAACACCACCAAGGGTGATGATCTTCGTGTCTTGGAGAGGATGAACCGCGCTGTCGAAGCGCTGGCCGAAGCGACGTCTATTGAGCAAGGCCTGAGGAATAACCGTGTGGTGGTGGCGCGAGGTGACTTAGCTGAGTATTTGCAGAAATTCTGTATAAATATGGCGTCAACCTATGGTCTTTCATATCATGGAAAGACTTCTAATGTTTTTGCGCGATACGATGAGATTAACTTGGAGCAGGTAATCTGTCACATCCTCGAAAACGCAAAAACATATCGCCAGGTTGGTACGCTTATCGAGATTAGGTTATCTGAGAATGAAGACGCCGTTACCTTAGAAATCTTCAATCAGGGGCCGCATATCGAGGACAATCGCCTTGATGCGATATTCGAACTTGGTGAATCAACAGGTGGAGAGGGCAATTTCGGCCAAGGCCTGTTCGTTGCTCAGATGTATATCGTCTTCGGTATGAAGGGAAGCATCTTTGCTGAAAACCAGGAAAATGGCGTGTCATTCGTCATCGGTCTGCCAAAGTTTGCGGCGTGA
- a CDS encoding GIY-YIG nuclease family protein has product MGLQKIQTIDNGLDVLFKEFTLIASSVAFDIVGDLFDDGLIEKQTYPGIYYIELNTAGKTATTLEDWLDAFQQEWMDEQYRNQFVANPQKKRVKIHKESGVLLPWMPVYIGKSKNVGQRLHQHVHFPLKQRTFSMKLGCRPTMMTRAWRVSTIDLSGIVNYDVIAPKLETAMRNKYHPIVGR; this is encoded by the coding sequence ATGGGCCTGCAGAAAATTCAAACAATCGATAATGGTCTCGATGTTTTGTTCAAAGAGTTTACGCTTATAGCGTCATCTGTCGCCTTTGACATTGTCGGCGATTTGTTCGACGACGGACTCATCGAAAAACAGACGTATCCTGGAATCTATTACATTGAGCTCAATACCGCGGGCAAGACTGCCACTACCTTGGAGGACTGGCTAGATGCTTTCCAGCAGGAATGGATGGACGAACAATACCGAAATCAATTTGTGGCAAATCCACAAAAAAAGCGCGTAAAAATACATAAAGAGTCTGGCGTGCTTCTTCCTTGGATGCCCGTCTATATTGGCAAATCGAAGAACGTCGGCCAACGTTTGCACCAACATGTGCATTTTCCGCTTAAGCAACGTACTTTTTCCATGAAACTGGGATGTCGCCCAACAATGATGACAAGAGCATGGCGCGTTAGTACCATAGATTTGAGCGGTATTGTGAATTACGACGTGATTGCACCCAAGCTGGAAACAGCAATGAGGAACAAATACCATCCGATTGTTGGCCGATAA